The following coding sequences are from one Verrucomicrobiia bacterium window:
- a CDS encoding DNA translocase FtsK codes for MPRKDSEENSNKGHGLNDVIGIVLIGVAALLFLSLFSHHPADLNKEPAPEVIHNWIGTIGAHLANAVFFIFGAAGYLVPCFLLLYGLAQFISSFEHLNRRWGWAIVMIIITMEAFHLYGSTLETLRKTLNAPSAGGLMGMTLDKYAFSYFGTAGATIILLILYLIGLLYLTNHSFKELLVMAREMKPSFAGTGADGGLATGKPDLAEKELEKKARELEKQAKKLKEEMAREEKGRKAEIDDEEETEKKPLLGADLQPVPEPTVRDLSVPVARQPEEPAAPAKRGKGKAAASTPEPAMMEVGDVIKAGEIPAATLSDILGTKNKSKTEEWSPSANQSEPVVAEVRAMEVAEDSAASLKPLPEVDEPLPVLPKPKPGPKKPKPITVASVPMIGNYQLPPMDFFQYPDTTLKPTESKEELMANARLMQGTLSQFGIDVQLGDITKGPTITRYELHPAPGVKLEKIANLNNNIAAALKAERINILAPVPGKSSVGVEVPNAVKTKVIMRDLLESSEWKNSKARIPLALGKDVYGNPIIADLAEMPHLLIAGSTGSGKSVCINSIVASLLYKFGPDQLRFVMIDPKVVELQQYNVLPHLVVPVVTDPKKVILALRWVVNEMEKRYQIFAKVGVRNIKSFNDRPKDKPKPTSNEMELPLTATKERVEAGAEGFAVELDEEIVVPREDDIIIPEKLSYIVVIIDELADLMLVAPADVEMAIARITQMARAAGIHCIVATQRPSVDVITGVIKANIPARIAFQVASRVDSRTILDAMGAHNLLGKGDMLYLPPGSAKLIRAQGVLITDQELQCAVDFIAAQAKPSYEMEIHQQLQKPVSSLDGGGGGGGGGGGSDEDEDIIEQCIEVIRSEQKASVSLLQRRLRLGYTRAARIMDELEDRGIVGPSKGAEPRDILIDLDGGGADGAGQHSV; via the coding sequence ATGCCGCGTAAGGATTCGGAAGAAAATAGCAACAAAGGCCACGGTTTAAACGATGTCATCGGCATCGTGCTCATCGGCGTGGCCGCGCTGCTGTTCCTTTCTCTTTTCTCCCATCATCCGGCGGACCTGAATAAAGAGCCCGCTCCCGAGGTGATCCATAACTGGATCGGTACCATCGGCGCTCATCTGGCTAATGCTGTATTTTTTATCTTCGGTGCGGCCGGATATTTGGTCCCCTGTTTTTTGCTGCTTTACGGGTTGGCGCAATTCATCAGTTCGTTCGAACATCTGAATCGCCGTTGGGGTTGGGCGATCGTGATGATCATCATCACGATGGAGGCGTTTCATCTGTATGGCAGCACGTTGGAAACGTTGCGCAAGACGTTGAATGCTCCTAGCGCAGGGGGCTTGATGGGCATGACCCTAGACAAGTATGCCTTTTCCTATTTCGGCACAGCGGGGGCTACCATTATCCTGCTCATCCTCTACCTCATCGGCCTGCTTTACCTGACGAATCATAGCTTCAAGGAACTGCTCGTGATGGCGCGGGAGATGAAGCCCAGCTTTGCCGGTACGGGTGCCGATGGTGGACTGGCTACAGGCAAGCCTGACCTGGCGGAGAAGGAATTGGAGAAGAAAGCGCGTGAACTGGAGAAGCAAGCCAAGAAGTTGAAGGAGGAGATGGCGCGTGAGGAGAAGGGGCGGAAAGCTGAAATCGATGATGAGGAAGAAACAGAGAAGAAGCCTCTTTTGGGCGCGGATCTTCAGCCGGTACCTGAACCGACGGTTCGCGATTTGAGCGTGCCTGTGGCGCGTCAGCCGGAAGAACCAGCGGCTCCAGCCAAGCGTGGCAAAGGTAAAGCCGCGGCTTCCACACCTGAGCCGGCGATGATGGAGGTCGGGGATGTTATCAAAGCGGGCGAGATTCCCGCCGCTACGCTTTCCGATATTCTGGGCACGAAGAACAAATCGAAAACCGAAGAGTGGTCACCTTCTGCAAATCAATCTGAGCCCGTCGTGGCAGAAGTTCGCGCCATGGAAGTGGCGGAGGACAGCGCCGCATCGCTCAAGCCATTGCCAGAAGTAGATGAGCCTTTGCCCGTCCTGCCCAAGCCCAAGCCGGGACCGAAGAAGCCCAAGCCTATCACCGTGGCTTCCGTGCCGATGATTGGCAACTACCAGTTGCCGCCGATGGATTTCTTCCAGTATCCGGACACGACGTTGAAGCCTACGGAGTCGAAGGAAGAGCTGATGGCCAACGCCCGCCTCATGCAGGGCACGTTGTCGCAATTCGGCATCGACGTGCAGCTCGGCGACATCACGAAGGGCCCCACGATCACGCGTTACGAGTTGCATCCCGCACCGGGCGTGAAGCTGGAAAAGATCGCAAACCTGAACAACAACATCGCGGCTGCGTTGAAGGCGGAGCGTATCAATATTTTGGCGCCTGTGCCGGGCAAGAGTTCCGTGGGTGTGGAAGTGCCGAACGCGGTAAAGACGAAGGTCATCATGCGTGACCTGCTGGAATCTTCCGAATGGAAGAACAGCAAGGCGCGCATCCCGCTCGCGCTGGGCAAGGACGTGTATGGCAATCCGATCATCGCGGACCTCGCGGAGATGCCGCACTTGCTCATCGCTGGTAGCACGGGCTCCGGCAAATCCGTTTGCATCAATTCCATCGTCGCCTCGTTGCTCTACAAGTTTGGTCCGGACCAGTTGCGCTTCGTGATGATCGACCCGAAGGTCGTCGAGTTGCAGCAATACAATGTGTTGCCGCACTTGGTCGTGCCTGTCGTCACCGATCCTAAGAAGGTGATCTTGGCCCTGCGCTGGGTGGTGAACGAGATGGAGAAGCGCTACCAGATCTTTGCGAAGGTCGGCGTGCGCAACATCAAATCGTTTAACGATCGCCCGAAGGACAAGCCGAAGCCCACGTCCAATGAAATGGAATTGCCGCTGACGGCCACCAAGGAACGGGTGGAAGCGGGTGCGGAAGGGTTCGCGGTGGAGCTGGATGAAGAGATCGTGGTGCCGCGTGAGGATGACATCATCATCCCGGAGAAGCTCAGCTACATCGTGGTGATCATCGATGAATTGGCGGACCTCATGCTCGTGGCTCCGGCAGATGTGGAAATGGCCATCGCCCGCATCACGCAGATGGCGCGTGCGGCTGGTATCCATTGCATCGTCGCGACACAACGTCCTTCCGTGGACGTCATCACGGGCGTGATCAAGGCGAACATCCCGGCGCGTATCGCCTTCCAAGTGGCCTCTCGCGTGGACTCACGCACGATTCTGGATGCGATGGGCGCGCACAATCTGCTGGGCAAAGGTGACATGCTTTACCTCCCGCCGGGTTCCGCGAAACTTATCCGTGCGCAAGGCGTACTCATCACAGATCAGGAGCTCCAGTGCGCGGTGGACTTCATCGCTGCGCAGGCGAAGCCGAGTTACGAGATGGAGATCCATCAACAGCTTCAGAAACCGGTCAGCAGTCTCGATGGCGGTGGTGGCGGAGGCGGTGGTGGTGGCGGTAGTGATGAGGATGAAGATATCATCGAGCAATGCATCGAGGTCATCCGCAGTGAACAGAAGGCCAGCGTGTCATTGTTGCAACGGCGCTTGCGCCTCGGTTACACGCGTGCCGCGCGCATCATGGATGAGCTCGAGGATCGTGGTATCGTAGGGCCGAGCAAGGGTGCAGAGCCGCGGGATATCTTGATCGATCTGGACGGTGGTGGCGCGGATGGTGCGGGGCAGCATTCGGTGTAA
- a CDS encoding MFS transporter — protein MAILAAGVGFAIRGGIFDNWGKEFGFTATQLGAIGGAGFTGFCFGIIIGGVIVDKIGYGKLVVAAFVCHVLSAFVTFGATGPENAERMLTWGMFIFAFANGTLEAVANPLVATIFPNNRTHYLNILHASWPAGMVIGAVAGWILDDKMQVGWKMQLALYLIPTIAYGVMFFGQSFPKSEASEKGASLGEMFKSVGILGALVVCYLLSLFFAGNLGLPAAAAYGIAGVLLVAVGVITKFSMGSILLFVLFITHAMVGAVELGTDGWIQNITGNLFTSEQGKYLFIWTSAIMFGLRFCAHWIEKTLKLSPVGLLLVCAILGVVGLQLASIMDTFVMALIALGVYAVGKTFFWPTMLAVVGDRFPRSGAVAMSIMGGIGMLSAGLIGGPGLGYSKDRFAAEELKTTNPAVYETVKAEKPSKFLFFAEVNAIDGTKLAAAKEAKERTPEQTAIVTADQKGDRKTLKADSAIPAAMAVIYLLILLYFKSIGGYKALKLEEEK, from the coding sequence ATGGCCATTTTGGCAGCCGGTGTCGGCTTCGCCATCCGTGGTGGCATCTTCGATAACTGGGGCAAAGAATTCGGCTTCACGGCCACCCAACTTGGTGCGATCGGCGGTGCCGGTTTCACGGGCTTCTGCTTCGGCATCATCATCGGCGGCGTGATCGTGGACAAGATCGGTTACGGCAAACTGGTCGTAGCGGCTTTCGTCTGCCACGTGCTGTCGGCTTTTGTGACGTTTGGCGCGACGGGACCAGAGAATGCTGAACGAATGCTGACGTGGGGTATGTTCATCTTCGCCTTTGCGAACGGCACGCTGGAAGCCGTGGCGAATCCGCTAGTGGCGACGATTTTCCCCAATAACCGCACACATTATCTGAACATCCTGCACGCTTCCTGGCCTGCAGGTATGGTGATCGGTGCCGTGGCCGGCTGGATCTTGGACGACAAGATGCAAGTGGGCTGGAAGATGCAGTTGGCGCTCTACCTTATCCCGACTATCGCCTACGGCGTTATGTTCTTCGGTCAATCTTTCCCGAAATCGGAAGCGTCTGAGAAGGGCGCCAGCTTGGGCGAGATGTTCAAGTCTGTGGGTATCTTGGGCGCGTTGGTGGTTTGCTACCTGCTCTCCCTCTTCTTCGCGGGCAACCTTGGTCTGCCAGCAGCGGCTGCTTATGGTATCGCTGGTGTGCTGTTGGTCGCGGTCGGTGTGATCACCAAGTTCTCCATGGGCTCTATCCTTCTGTTCGTGCTGTTCATCACGCACGCCATGGTCGGTGCCGTTGAGTTGGGCACGGACGGCTGGATCCAGAACATCACGGGCAACCTGTTCACCTCTGAGCAGGGCAAGTATCTCTTCATCTGGACCTCGGCCATCATGTTCGGCCTGCGCTTCTGCGCACACTGGATTGAGAAGACGTTGAAGCTGTCTCCGGTGGGTCTTTTGCTGGTTTGCGCTATCCTCGGCGTGGTGGGCCTGCAACTCGCCAGCATCATGGACACCTTCGTCATGGCACTCATCGCTTTGGGCGTTTACGCCGTGGGCAAGACCTTCTTCTGGCCGACTATGTTGGCCGTGGTTGGTGACCGCTTCCCGCGCTCTGGCGCTGTGGCCATGTCCATCATGGGCGGCATCGGCATGTTGTCCGCCGGTTTGATCGGTGGTCCTGGCTTGGGCTACTCCAAAGACCGCTTCGCTGCTGAAGAGCTGAAGACCACGAATCCGGCGGTCTATGAGACGGTCAAGGCTGAGAAGCCGTCCAAGTTCCTGTTCTTCGCGGAAGTGAACGCCATCGACGGCACCAAGCTCGCTGCGGCCAAGGAAGCCAAGGAGCGCACTCCGGAGCAGACAGCCATCGTGACGGCTGACCAAAAGGGCGACCGCAAGACGCTGAAGGCTGACTCTGCTATTCCGGCGGCTATGGCGGTCATTTACCTGCTCATCTTGCTCTACTTCAAGTCTATCGGCGGCTACAAGGCGCTGAAGCTCGAAGAAGAGAAGTAA